From Granulicella sp. WH15, the proteins below share one genomic window:
- a CDS encoding TonB-dependent receptor, with amino-acid sequence MLWCGIASLALGQASAGIQGRVTDPTDAVIPRAAVTVTDAGGVTRSAVTDGQGRYGIDRLAPGSYTIRVESPGFAVYESAGNTLAAGASHRIDVKMAVEKNNESVNVAVGGTNAVDVDPSQNAGQLLLRGSDLDSLSDDPEDLANELQMLAGPAAGPNGPQIFIDGFTDGIMPPKASIREIHVNQNPFAAEFDRVGFGRVEIFTKPGSDKFHGQASMDFGNRALTARNPYLIGPIVPDYRQEIYAGNLSGPLSKRASFFVDGQGRVTDENAVLNYTQLDGGLNPQAVSTVLVTPSRRYSFAPRLDYGLTPNHTLIVRYSLAGIMAQNQGLNPQLFDQASQAYSTDEVDQNVQVSESSVLGASVLNNARFQFYSNHLSQRGVSSAPELDVQGAFTAGGSFPLNYTDRDRYELQNYTTVVHGQHTIEFGLRWRGDWLREDSTANFNGRYIFSSSSSGNSAGLTALEVYQQNQRLAAQGVSQADIAAQGFGPTQFLLTTGQALVGVSQSDGGIFVQDDWRARPNLTISGGLRYEIQNHVADYSNVAPRAAISWAPSTHGWLANTVLRAGSGIFYDRFTSDLIWNATRQDGAHQTQYIVRNPAFYPEIPDPAALAGQASTKATYQFDPAMRVPRMVQTAVSLERNFAHNTSLAVTYTNSRGWHELRTLDINAPTASSVDSQGKAVGPRPYGDAAGDIYRYQAGGVFRQNQLIVTVHSTINSRLSFFGYYVYGRAMNNTDSAASLPSNPYDLEAEYGRAAFDFRQRGFVSGNIALPLRVQMSSFAFLQSGMPYNMTSGVDTNNDGNPNDDRPAFAQNLARPSVVTKAGFGSFDTSPLSLANAVIVPRNSLGGPGILSLTTRISRTWSFGRAGKGVGVAGGDEIRGGDSIRNGGLGGGSNQAGMAGVFGGTATRRPYNLTFSASFRNWLNNVNPAAPIGNLSSSYFGRSLALNTFGPLPGAGPNAGAGNRHIELQVKFGF; translated from the coding sequence ATGTTGTGGTGTGGCATTGCCTCACTGGCGTTAGGGCAAGCCTCTGCCGGGATTCAGGGGCGGGTTACCGATCCGACCGACGCCGTGATTCCTCGTGCGGCGGTGACCGTGACAGATGCCGGTGGCGTGACTCGGAGTGCGGTGACCGATGGGCAGGGGCGGTACGGGATCGACCGGCTGGCTCCGGGCAGTTATACGATCCGAGTGGAGAGCCCGGGATTTGCCGTCTACGAGAGCGCCGGGAATACGCTGGCCGCAGGGGCCAGCCATCGCATCGACGTGAAGATGGCGGTAGAGAAGAACAACGAGAGCGTGAACGTCGCCGTGGGCGGCACCAATGCCGTGGACGTCGATCCGTCGCAGAACGCGGGGCAGTTGCTGCTGCGCGGGTCGGACCTGGACTCGCTCTCGGACGATCCCGAGGACCTGGCGAACGAGTTGCAGATGCTGGCCGGGCCAGCCGCCGGGCCGAACGGACCGCAGATCTTTATCGATGGATTCACCGACGGCATCATGCCCCCGAAGGCCTCGATTCGGGAGATTCATGTGAACCAGAATCCCTTTGCGGCGGAGTTCGACCGCGTGGGGTTTGGGCGGGTGGAGATCTTCACTAAGCCTGGGTCGGACAAGTTCCACGGGCAGGCTTCGATGGACTTCGGCAACCGTGCGCTCACGGCGCGGAACCCTTATTTGATTGGGCCGATCGTTCCCGACTACCGGCAGGAGATCTACGCCGGAAACCTGAGCGGGCCGCTCTCAAAGCGAGCGAGCTTCTTTGTCGATGGGCAGGGGCGCGTGACCGATGAGAACGCCGTCCTGAACTATACGCAGCTCGACGGCGGGCTGAACCCGCAGGCGGTGAGCACGGTGCTGGTCACGCCGTCGCGGCGGTACTCATTTGCTCCTCGGCTGGACTATGGGCTGACACCGAACCATACGTTGATCGTGCGCTACTCGCTGGCCGGGATTATGGCGCAGAACCAGGGGCTGAACCCGCAACTCTTCGACCAGGCCTCGCAGGCCTATAGCACGGACGAGGTAGACCAGAACGTGCAGGTTAGCGAGTCGTCGGTGCTGGGGGCCTCGGTGCTGAACAATGCGCGGTTTCAGTTCTACAGCAACCACCTGAGCCAGCGCGGCGTCAGCTCAGCGCCGGAGCTGGATGTGCAGGGCGCGTTTACAGCGGGAGGATCGTTTCCGCTGAACTACACGGACCGCGACCGCTATGAACTGCAGAACTACACGACGGTGGTGCACGGGCAACACACCATCGAGTTCGGCCTGCGTTGGCGCGGCGACTGGCTGCGGGAGGATTCGACGGCGAACTTCAATGGGCGCTACATCTTCTCTTCGAGCAGCTCGGGGAACAGCGCGGGGCTGACGGCACTCGAGGTCTATCAGCAGAACCAGCGGCTGGCGGCGCAAGGGGTCTCGCAGGCGGATATCGCCGCGCAGGGATTTGGGCCGACGCAGTTTCTGCTGACGACGGGGCAGGCGCTGGTCGGCGTGAGCCAGTCCGATGGCGGCATCTTTGTGCAGGACGACTGGCGGGCGCGGCCCAACCTGACCATCAGCGGCGGGCTGCGGTACGAGATTCAGAACCACGTCGCGGACTACAGCAACGTGGCTCCGCGTGCGGCGATCTCGTGGGCACCCAGCACGCACGGCTGGCTGGCCAACACGGTGCTGCGGGCGGGCAGCGGCATCTTCTACGACCGCTTTACCTCGGACCTGATCTGGAACGCCACGCGGCAGGACGGCGCGCACCAGACGCAGTACATCGTGCGCAACCCTGCGTTTTATCCGGAGATTCCGGACCCGGCGGCGCTGGCGGGGCAGGCCTCGACGAAGGCTACCTACCAGTTCGACCCGGCGATGCGGGTTCCGCGCATGGTGCAGACGGCGGTGAGCCTGGAGCGTAACTTTGCCCATAACACCTCGCTGGCGGTGACCTACACCAACTCGCGGGGATGGCACGAGCTGAGGACGCTGGACATCAACGCTCCGACCGCCAGCTCGGTCGACAGCCAGGGCAAGGCCGTGGGGCCGAGGCCGTACGGCGACGCGGCGGGCGATATCTACCGCTATCAGGCAGGCGGCGTCTTCCGCCAGAATCAGTTGATCGTGACCGTCCACTCGACCATCAACTCGCGGCTGAGCTTCTTCGGCTACTACGTCTACGGGCGCGCCATGAACAATACGGACAGTGCGGCGAGTCTGCCGAGCAATCCCTACGACCTGGAAGCCGAGTACGGGCGGGCGGCCTTCGACTTCCGCCAGCGTGGCTTCGTCAGCGGCAATATCGCACTGCCGCTGCGGGTGCAGATGTCCTCCTTTGCGTTTTTGCAGTCGGGGATGCCCTACAACATGACCTCCGGCGTCGATACTAATAACGACGGCAACCCCAACGATGACCGGCCCGCCTTTGCCCAGAATCTCGCTCGGCCGAGCGTCGTGACCAAGGCCGGGTTCGGCTCGTTCGACACCTCGCCGCTGAGCTTGGCGAACGCTGTAATTGTGCCGCGTAACTCGCTGGGCGGGCCGGGGATTCTCTCTCTGACCACGCGGATCAGCCGGACGTGGTCGTTTGGCCGGGCGGGCAAGGGAGTCGGGGTCGCCGGTGGCGATGAGATTCGCGGCGGCGACTCGATCCGTAACGGCGGGCTGGGCGGCGGATCGAATCAGGCCGGGATGGCCGGGGTCTTTGGCGGAACGGCGACGCGGCGGCCCTATAACCTGACCTTCAGCGCATCGTTTCGGAACTGGCTGAATAATGTAAACCCGGCTGCTCCCATCGGGAACCTGAGTTCGTCTTACTTTGGACGGTCGCTCGCGCTCAATACCTTTGGACCGCTGCCGGGGGCCGGTCCGAACGCCGGGGCTGGGAATCGACATATCGAGCTTCAGGTGAAGTTTGGATTTTAA
- a CDS encoding alcohol dehydrogenase catalytic domain-containing protein, which produces MTEMQQGTLPEMMGAAVYRAVDEVRFETIPVPEIGAGEVLVRIDTCGICGTDLKKIHTGSHSAPRVFGHEMAGTVAAVGEGVDGFAVGDRVMAFHHIPCGVCFYCRKQTFAQCETYKKVGTTAGFAAAGGGFAEYIRVMDWIVGEGGKTAGLIHVPDDIPFEQAAFIEPVNTCYKAVLALNLEADDTVLVIGQGSIGVILAALARRTGATVLTSDLYPERHAVAAQYGLDRPIDARGDVVGAAKAATDGRGADVVLVAVGADALIAVAMEAVRPGGRVMLFASTQHGTAAFDPAAVCMDEKTLMGSYSASVAIQQEGIDLVFAGYRDGSLDLTKLISHRFGLEQCAAAVELASNPKPDSMKIVLKP; this is translated from the coding sequence ATGACAGAGATGCAGCAGGGAACGTTGCCGGAGATGATGGGCGCGGCGGTGTATCGCGCGGTGGATGAGGTGCGGTTCGAGACGATTCCGGTGCCGGAGATCGGGGCCGGTGAAGTGCTGGTCAGGATCGATACATGCGGCATCTGCGGGACCGACCTGAAGAAGATTCATACCGGTTCCCACTCGGCTCCGCGAGTCTTTGGGCACGAGATGGCCGGGACCGTGGCGGCGGTTGGTGAGGGCGTCGATGGGTTTGCTGTGGGAGACCGGGTGATGGCCTTCCACCACATCCCTTGTGGGGTTTGTTTTTACTGCCGCAAACAGACCTTTGCGCAGTGTGAGACCTATAAAAAAGTAGGGACGACGGCGGGGTTTGCGGCGGCTGGCGGTGGGTTTGCCGAGTACATCCGGGTGATGGACTGGATCGTCGGCGAGGGAGGCAAGACCGCCGGGCTGATCCATGTGCCGGACGATATTCCGTTCGAGCAGGCGGCGTTTATCGAGCCGGTGAACACCTGCTACAAGGCGGTGCTGGCGCTGAACCTGGAGGCCGACGATACCGTGCTGGTGATCGGGCAGGGGAGCATCGGGGTGATTCTGGCGGCTCTGGCACGGAGGACAGGGGCCACAGTGCTGACGAGCGATCTGTATCCGGAGCGTCATGCCGTTGCGGCTCAGTATGGGCTGGATCGGCCGATTGATGCGCGGGGGGATGTGGTCGGCGCGGCCAAGGCGGCGACCGACGGGCGCGGCGCGGATGTGGTGCTCGTGGCCGTCGGGGCGGATGCGCTGATCGCGGTGGCGATGGAGGCGGTGCGTCCGGGCGGGCGGGTGATGCTCTTTGCCAGCACGCAGCATGGGACGGCTGCATTCGATCCGGCGGCGGTGTGCATGGATGAGAAGACGCTGATGGGATCGTACTCGGCCTCGGTGGCGATCCAGCAGGAGGGAATTGACCTGGTGTTCGCGGGGTATCGCGATGGCTCGCTGGACCTGACGAAGCTGATCTCGCACCGGTTTGGGCTGGAGCAGTGTGCGGCGGCGGTGGAACTGGCATCGAACCCCAAACCGGACTCGATGAAGATCGTTCTGAAGCCTTAG
- a CDS encoding phosphorylase, giving the protein MAASPAIIAALPREVSALVRGWREHRLPGKVFAYTRDGDDAVVACAGMGALRVTLAVQAARSLKPVTALLSVGLAGACNPRLRVGEIVRAGVVVDARSGERYDSSQYRQVLVTADVIAGIAEKKRLFASYAADAVDMEAATVARLAQGHGLGFQAIKVISDEAEFEMKELGRFATNDGQFRAGAFAAYAMVRPPMWGRLIALGGNSKRALVALTVELEAQLDWYRKKEG; this is encoded by the coding sequence ATGGCGGCGTCTCCGGCGATCATCGCTGCTCTGCCGCGTGAGGTGAGCGCCCTGGTGCGGGGCTGGCGGGAGCACCGGCTTCCGGGCAAGGTTTTTGCATATACGCGTGACGGTGACGACGCGGTGGTGGCCTGCGCGGGCATGGGAGCGCTGCGGGTGACGCTGGCGGTGCAGGCGGCGCGGTCGCTGAAGCCGGTAACGGCGCTGCTTTCGGTGGGTCTGGCGGGCGCGTGTAACCCAAGGCTGCGGGTGGGGGAGATCGTCCGCGCCGGGGTGGTGGTGGACGCGCGCTCGGGCGAGCGGTACGACAGCTCGCAATATAGGCAGGTGCTGGTAACGGCGGATGTGATCGCCGGGATCGCCGAGAAGAAGCGTCTCTTTGCCTCGTACGCGGCCGATGCCGTGGATATGGAGGCGGCGACCGTGGCTCGGCTGGCACAGGGGCATGGGCTTGGGTTTCAGGCGATCAAGGTCATCTCGGATGAGGCCGAGTTCGAGATGAAGGAGCTGGGGCGATTCGCCACCAACGACGGGCAGTTTCGGGCGGGGGCCTTTGCGGCTTATGCGATGGTGAGGCCGCCGATGTGGGGCCGGTTGATCGCGCTTGGCGGCAACAGCAAGCGGGCGCTCGTGGCCCTGACCGTGGAGCTTGAGGCCCAGCTAGACTGGTATAGGAAGAAAGAAGGATGA
- the hpnA gene encoding hopanoid-associated sugar epimerase, with amino-acid sequence MQVFLTGATGFVGSHVARAYAAQGAKLRLLTRSTSNLAGLEGLGDAETVVGDLRSPEGLRSALAGCDALVHVAADYRLWVTDPEAMYAANVTGTRELLRLAREMGVPKVVYTSSVATMGFKKDGTIVDEATPVSIEEMIGHYKRSKFLAEQEAIAAARMGQRVLILNPTTPIGPGDLKPTPTGRIIVDFLNKNFPAYVDTGLNLVDVDEVARMHVVALDHGTPGERYILGGENLTLKQILDRLSAITGLPSPTMKVPHAVAMAFAFFDEKFTGKLRGKEPRATVEAVRMGRKMMFASSAKAVRELGFEVLPVYPALRAAVEWFVAHGYAPKYESKA; translated from the coding sequence ATGCAGGTCTTTCTAACCGGAGCCACCGGGTTCGTCGGGAGCCATGTTGCGCGGGCATATGCGGCGCAAGGGGCGAAGCTACGCCTGCTGACACGGTCTACGAGCAACCTTGCCGGGCTTGAGGGCCTGGGCGATGCCGAGACCGTCGTCGGCGATCTGCGTTCGCCCGAGGGGTTGCGGTCGGCGCTCGCGGGATGCGATGCGCTGGTGCACGTGGCGGCGGACTATCGGCTTTGGGTGACGGACCCGGAGGCGATGTACGCGGCTAACGTGACCGGCACGCGGGAGCTGCTGCGGCTGGCGCGGGAGATGGGGGTGCCTAAGGTGGTGTACACCTCGTCGGTGGCCACGATGGGGTTCAAGAAGGACGGGACCATCGTCGATGAGGCTACGCCGGTGTCGATCGAGGAGATGATCGGCCACTACAAGCGGTCGAAGTTTTTGGCCGAGCAGGAGGCGATCGCAGCGGCCAGGATGGGGCAACGCGTGCTCATCCTGAACCCGACGACGCCGATTGGGCCGGGAGATCTGAAGCCCACGCCGACCGGGCGGATCATCGTGGACTTTCTGAATAAGAACTTTCCCGCCTACGTGGACACTGGGCTAAACCTGGTGGACGTGGACGAGGTAGCGCGGATGCATGTGGTCGCGCTCGACCACGGGACTCCGGGGGAGCGTTACATCCTGGGCGGCGAGAATCTGACGCTGAAGCAGATTCTGGACCGACTCTCCGCCATCACGGGGCTGCCCTCGCCCACGATGAAGGTGCCCCATGCGGTGGCGATGGCGTTTGCCTTCTTCGACGAGAAGTTTACCGGCAAGCTGCGGGGCAAGGAGCCTCGGGCGACGGTGGAGGCCGTGCGGATGGGGCGAAAGATGATGTTCGCCAGCTCGGCCAAGGCGGTGCGCGAGCTGGGGTTTGAGGTGCTGCCGGTGTACCCTGCGTTGCGGGCGGCGGTGGAGTGGTTTGTGGCGCATGGGTACGCGCCGAAGTACGAGAGCAAAGCCTGA
- the hpnH gene encoding adenosyl-hopene transferase HpnH, translating into MAVPISQAWTVATYVLKQKLAGRKKYPLVLMLEPLFRCNLACAGCGKIQYPAHILKAELSPEDCFKAVEECGTPMVAIPGGEPLLHPKMPEIVAGLVARKKYVYMCTNALLLKEKLHLFKPSKYLSFSVHVDGQREHHDFSVCREGGYDIAMEGVAAAVAAGFRVTTNTTLFDGADPNSVRAHFDELMVAGVESMMVSPGYTYDKAPDQNHFLGRAKSRKMFRAILSNRKKSWRFNASPMFMEFLMGKKDLKCTPWGMPTFSIFGWQKPCYLLQDGYADSFKELMETVEWQNYGTESGNPRCANCMVHSGYEASGVNYTFGSIKGLLQTAKAMFSRYDDEGAQRILNDWKPAQHGPLVQIGTASAASAKGELQSVSGD; encoded by the coding sequence ATGGCAGTTCCAATCTCGCAGGCGTGGACCGTAGCGACTTATGTGTTGAAGCAGAAGCTGGCCGGGCGGAAGAAGTATCCGCTGGTGCTGATGCTCGAGCCGCTCTTCCGCTGCAACCTGGCGTGCGCTGGCTGCGGCAAGATCCAGTACCCCGCGCATATCCTGAAGGCTGAGCTTAGCCCCGAGGATTGCTTCAAGGCTGTCGAAGAGTGCGGGACGCCGATGGTGGCGATCCCAGGCGGCGAGCCGCTGCTTCACCCGAAGATGCCGGAGATCGTAGCCGGGCTGGTCGCGCGTAAGAAGTACGTTTATATGTGCACGAACGCGCTGCTTCTTAAAGAAAAGCTTCACCTTTTCAAGCCGAGCAAGTACCTCTCGTTTTCGGTACACGTGGACGGGCAGCGTGAACACCACGACTTCTCCGTCTGCCGTGAGGGTGGATACGATATCGCCATGGAGGGTGTGGCGGCGGCTGTGGCGGCGGGCTTCCGGGTGACGACGAACACTACCTTGTTCGACGGCGCCGATCCGAACAGCGTGCGCGCGCACTTCGACGAGCTGATGGTGGCCGGGGTGGAGAGCATGATGGTCTCGCCTGGGTATACGTACGACAAGGCCCCGGACCAGAACCACTTCCTCGGGCGTGCGAAGTCGCGCAAGATGTTCCGCGCGATCCTCTCGAACCGGAAGAAGAGCTGGCGCTTCAACGCTTCGCCCATGTTTATGGAGTTCCTGATGGGCAAGAAGGACCTGAAGTGCACGCCGTGGGGAATGCCGACCTTCTCGATCTTCGGCTGGCAGAAACCGTGCTATCTGCTGCAGGACGGCTACGCCGACAGCTTCAAGGAGCTGATGGAGACCGTCGAGTGGCAGAACTATGGCACCGAGAGCGGCAATCCGCGCTGCGCGAACTGCATGGTTCACTCGGGGTACGAGGCCAGCGGAGTGAACTACACGTTCGGCTCGATCAAGGGTCTTCTGCAAACCGCGAAGGCAATGTTCTCGCGCTATGACGACGAGGGTGCGCAGCGGATTCTGAACGACTGGAAGCCGGCGCAGCATGGTCCTCTGGTGCAGATCGGGACGGCTTCGGCGGCGAGTGCAAAGGGCGAGCTGCAGAGTGTCTCGGGCGATTAA
- the shc gene encoding squalene--hopene cyclase, translated as MSAVNPINPGNEQAVNPSAKTTAQPRFGRIDLGLDRVVEGIDRARDWLMGQQHPDGYWCGELEADTMLESDYIFMHVLLGTGDRGKMERAVNEILRHQNEDGGWSIYPNGPSNISLGVKAYFALKLMGWSQDHPVLVKARKWILANGGVTECNTFTKIYLCFMGQYEYDAVPAVPPEIVLFPNWFYFNIYEISSWSRAILVPLSIAYSKKPFKKLPPEQGIDELFVGGRMNANLHLRWDKNRPVGWRNFFLALDRIAHWAERVHIRPLRKMALKKAEKWLLERFEKSDGLGAIYPAMMNAIIALKCLGYGTDDPQFIRAMDEFEKLGLDFPEGEPNYPTPTFRMQPCVSPVWDTAQAVFALGEAGLAKDDPRMVKAADWLLDKEVRQKGDWAFTVPNIAPGGWYFEFNNEFYPDVDDSAQVLMALNAVNHPKERKQIDASQRAIEWIFAMQCRNGGWASFDKDNTKKIFEYIPFADHNAMIDPPTVDITGRILEMLAQYGYTRRDPRVEKAVQFCLKEQESDGSWFGRWGVNYLYGTFLVLRGLEAMGYWNHEPAIQQAAEWIRMVQNSDGGWGETCGSYDDPNTRGIGPSTPSQTAWAILGLLAAGDTRSDSVAKGIRWLIDKQMENGTWPESAEGRNGEAIYTGTGFPRVFYLAYHLYRDYFPLLALTTYRRAMEREAAAA; from the coding sequence ATGAGTGCAGTAAATCCTATCAATCCGGGGAATGAGCAGGCGGTGAATCCGTCGGCTAAGACGACCGCACAGCCACGGTTCGGCCGCATCGACTTGGGCTTGGACCGCGTGGTCGAGGGCATCGATCGGGCGCGCGACTGGCTGATGGGCCAGCAGCATCCGGACGGCTATTGGTGTGGTGAGCTTGAGGCCGACACCATGCTCGAGTCGGACTACATCTTCATGCATGTGCTGTTGGGAACGGGCGACCGCGGCAAGATGGAGCGGGCCGTCAACGAGATCCTGCGGCACCAGAACGAGGACGGCGGCTGGAGCATCTACCCCAATGGCCCGTCGAATATCTCGCTGGGCGTAAAGGCCTACTTTGCCCTGAAGCTGATGGGCTGGTCGCAGGACCACCCGGTGCTGGTGAAGGCTCGGAAGTGGATCCTGGCCAACGGCGGCGTCACCGAGTGCAACACCTTTACCAAGATCTATCTGTGCTTCATGGGCCAGTACGAGTATGATGCTGTTCCGGCTGTTCCGCCGGAGATCGTACTCTTTCCGAACTGGTTCTACTTCAATATTTACGAGATCTCGTCGTGGTCGCGGGCGATTCTGGTTCCGCTTTCGATTGCCTACTCGAAGAAACCGTTCAAGAAACTGCCGCCCGAGCAGGGGATCGACGAACTCTTCGTCGGCGGCCGGATGAACGCCAACCTGCACCTGCGCTGGGATAAGAACCGTCCCGTGGGCTGGCGGAACTTCTTCCTGGCTCTGGACCGGATCGCACACTGGGCTGAGCGCGTGCATATCCGCCCACTGCGTAAGATGGCGCTGAAGAAGGCTGAGAAGTGGCTGCTGGAGCGATTCGAGAAGTCCGATGGCCTGGGCGCAATCTACCCGGCCATGATGAACGCGATCATCGCGCTGAAGTGCCTGGGTTATGGCACCGATGACCCCCAGTTTATCCGGGCGATGGATGAGTTCGAGAAGCTCGGCCTCGACTTCCCGGAGGGCGAGCCGAACTATCCGACGCCGACCTTCCGGATGCAACCCTGTGTCTCCCCGGTTTGGGATACCGCCCAGGCGGTCTTTGCACTGGGCGAGGCTGGACTGGCCAAGGACGATCCGCGCATGGTGAAGGCGGCGGACTGGCTTCTCGACAAGGAAGTCCGACAGAAGGGCGACTGGGCCTTTACTGTGCCGAACATTGCTCCGGGCGGGTGGTACTTCGAGTTCAACAATGAGTTTTACCCGGATGTCGATGATTCTGCTCAGGTTTTGATGGCATTGAACGCCGTCAACCACCCCAAGGAGCGCAAGCAGATCGACGCCTCGCAGCGTGCGATCGAGTGGATCTTCGCCATGCAGTGCCGGAACGGCGGCTGGGCGAGCTTCGACAAGGACAACACGAAGAAGATCTTTGAGTACATCCCGTTTGCCGACCACAACGCGATGATCGACCCGCCGACGGTCGATATCACCGGTCGCATCCTGGAGATGTTGGCGCAGTACGGGTACACGCGCCGCGATCCACGGGTCGAAAAGGCGGTTCAGTTCTGCCTGAAGGAGCAGGAGTCGGACGGTAGCTGGTTCGGGCGCTGGGGCGTCAACTATCTGTACGGCACGTTCCTGGTACTGCGTGGTCTGGAAGCGATGGGTTATTGGAACCATGAACCCGCTATCCAGCAAGCGGCCGAGTGGATTCGCATGGTGCAGAACTCCGACGGTGGCTGGGGCGAGACCTGCGGCAGCTATGATGATCCGAACACACGCGGCATCGGGCCTTCTACTCCTTCGCAGACCGCCTGGGCAATCCTGGGGCTTCTGGCTGCGGGCGATACCCGCAGCGACTCGGTGGCCAAGGGAATTCGTTGGCTGATCGACAAGCAGATGGAGAACGGCACGTGGCCGGAGTCGGCCGAGGGCCGCAACGGCGAGGCTATCTATACTGGAACAGGGTTCCCGAGGGTCTTTTATCTGGCCTATCACCTGTACCGGGATTACTTCCCGCTGCTCGCGCTGACGACTTACCGGCGCGCGATGGAACGGGAAGCGGCAGCAGCTTAA
- a CDS encoding 4-hydroxy-3-methylbut-2-enyl diphosphate reductase, producing MTTSTLDPVVSPSVSVTKRVLLLKPRGFCAGVVRAIDIVRIALETFGAPIYVRKEIVHNSYVVTDLAKKGAIFVNELDEVPAGARVIYSAHGVSPAVREAAKARGLKVIDATCPLVTKVHVEAIKFAKQGYSLVLVGHRDHEEVEGTQGEAPDVTQVVSTVEEVAALVVPDPDKVAYLTQTTLSLDEARYMIEALKKKFPNIVGPHAQDICYATENRQVAVKNVAHGADLVLVVGSKNSSNSNRLVEVSKNLDTNSYLIDTADAIDPAWLDGVNTVAVTAGASAPEVLVKDVVEYLQSRGYGDVDEVEVMPENVRFGLPPEIVQAIASAPAVAR from the coding sequence GTGACAACATCAACCCTAGACCCCGTCGTCAGCCCGTCTGTTTCTGTTACCAAGCGTGTCCTCCTTCTCAAGCCTCGCGGCTTCTGCGCGGGCGTGGTGCGCGCGATCGATATCGTGCGTATTGCACTGGAGACGTTTGGTGCGCCGATCTATGTCCGCAAGGAGATCGTGCATAACAGCTACGTGGTAACCGATCTGGCGAAGAAGGGCGCGATCTTCGTCAATGAGCTGGACGAGGTGCCTGCGGGCGCTCGTGTGATCTACTCCGCTCATGGCGTCTCGCCCGCTGTACGTGAGGCAGCCAAGGCACGCGGCCTGAAGGTGATCGACGCGACCTGTCCGCTGGTGACCAAGGTGCACGTGGAGGCGATCAAGTTCGCCAAGCAGGGCTACTCGCTGGTCCTGGTGGGGCATCGCGACCATGAAGAGGTCGAAGGCACGCAGGGCGAGGCTCCCGATGTGACCCAGGTGGTCTCGACCGTGGAAGAGGTAGCAGCGCTGGTGGTTCCGGACCCGGACAAGGTGGCCTACCTGACCCAGACGACGCTCTCGCTCGACGAGGCGCGGTACATGATCGAGGCGCTGAAGAAGAAGTTCCCGAACATCGTCGGGCCGCACGCGCAGGATATCTGCTACGCGACGGAGAACCGTCAGGTGGCTGTGAAGAACGTGGCCCACGGCGCGGACCTGGTGCTGGTCGTCGGCTCGAAGAACAGCTCGAACTCTAACCGTCTGGTCGAGGTCTCGAAGAATCTTGATACGAACTCGTATCTCATCGATACGGCGGATGCGATCGACCCCGCTTGGCTGGATGGGGTGAATACGGTTGCGGTAACGGCTGGGGCCTCGGCTCCGGAGGTGCTGGTGAAGGACGTTGTCGAATACCTGCAATCCAGAGGATATGGAGATGTCGACGAGGTTGAGGTAATGCCTGAGAATGTTCGGTTTGGTTTGCCGCCGGAGATCGTTCAGGCGATTGCTTCTGCTCCAGCGGTCGCGCGGTAG